CAGGACTGATCGACGCGCGGCTTCTGTTGGGTGCGCAGTAAAAACCGGTCGCACTGACATTTCATTAATCCACTGAGAAATCTCTTCGCTAGAGAGTTCGTGCCCTGGCGTTTGTGCTTTCAACGCCGCCTCAATTTTGTCGACCGCTCGTGCTAGCCACGATCCACCATCTGCACGTGCATCGGCCAACACGCGCGCGCGGTGAACTTGTTCAGCAATGTTTGCTAAGTTGAAATATGAACTAAAGGCGCGCACCAACTGGACTGAATCTTCAAGTGTTAACGATGCTAGAAGTTCTACGCCATCACCCTCGCGTACCGCCTTACGTACTTTCTCAACGAGTTCAAGAAGTTCAGGTCCCTCTTGGCGCACTAATGTCTGGCCAAGTAAGTCTCCAAGCCTGCGGACATCGCTACGAAGAGCCGCATCATCTGCAGCGACTGCACCGCCAAAACCACCCAAACTCATTGGGCAATCCTCTCAGGTCGCCATGGGCGTTGCGAACAAATTACAATGGACTCCTTAGCCCCCTCCCTTTTGGGATCGGGGCCAAACGCCGTTTCAGGAGGAGGGTGCTCAATGCGAGGATTAATCAATGCGCTTCCTGTGACGGTTCAAGCATCTCATGTAGTAGCGCCATCATCGATGAATCCATTCTTGCTCGCAGCAAGGGCAGCTAATTCACCACTCCTTGTTATTACCAGTTCAAGTCGCAGTGCCGAAGATTTGGTGAGTGAACTTCGCGAATTACATGGCAATGTTATGGAGTTTCCTGCCTGGGAAACTCTGCCACATGAGCGCTTAAGTCCACGCAGCGATACCGTGGCACGCCGAATAGCAACGCTCTACAAATTGGAAAAAGACCAGAGTATTTTTCCTATTGTTGTTACACCGGTACGTGGTGCCATTCATCGCATAATTAGCGATCTTGGCAAACCACCTTTGTTGAGTTTAGAGATAGGGAATGAACAGTCACTTGATTTACTAGTTCGCCATTTAACAAATTGTGCATATTCAAGAACAGACTTAGTCGAGCGCCGAGGCGAGTTTGCGGTTCGAGGCGGAATCGTAGATCTCTTCCTACCATTGAGTGCGCATCCAATTCGAATAGATTTTTTCGGGGATGAGATAGAGGACATTAGCTATTTCGAAGTCGCTGATCAGCGAACAATTGCGCCAGTCATTGGGAGAGTTGAGATTTTTCCTTGTAGAGAACTCTTGTTAACTCCCACGATTCGAGCCCGAGCGGGCGAGCTCAAAGATAGCCTTCCAGGTGCACGTGAGTTTTTAGAAAAAATTAGCGAAGGAATATTATTCGAAGGTATGGAGTCATTGATTCCACTATTGATTGATGACACTGAAACCCTACTTGCTCGAATGCCGGCTAACTCGCAAATAATCTTTCTCGACTATGAGCGAATAAGGTCGAGGGCAGGAGATCTGCTTGCAACTAATGAAGAGTTCCTCAACGCTTCGTGGTCAAATGCAGCGCATGGCGCAGTAGCACCAATTCATGATGGCTCCGGAACATATATGTCTTGGGTTGAGTTAATGGAGGAGATTAGCTCCCTCAACTTCGCAACGGCATCTCTGGATCCATTTGGAAGTGATCTTGCAGGGGATACGGAGTTTTTAGATTATCGAGCAATTGACCCCATGCGCGGGGATATTGAGCGAACCGTCGCTGCTTTGCGCGAAGCCGTTAATGGGCATTTCACGGTTGTTTTTGCAACACATGGTCATGGAATGCTTGAACGGTATGCAGGAATTTTTCGAAACGCTGATTTACCCGTTCATGTTGTTGAAAAACTTGTGGCAACGCCGACAAAAGGGAGCGTTCACTTAACAACATCCGTCATCGCCCATGGATTTGAAAGTCAGAGTGAAAAAGTCTTTTTCATGACTGAGCGAGATTTAACCGGCAGTAAAGGCAGTGTTAAAGATAACCAACGATTGCCATCAAAACGAAAAGCCGCAATTGATCCCTTAGAGCTTCGAGCAGGCGATTTTGTTGTGCATGAGCAGCATGGAATCGGCCGTTATCTCGAGTTAGTTCAGCGAACGGTTGCAGATGTAACTCGCGAATATCTCGTCATTGAATATGCATCGGCCAAACGAGGCCAACCAGGGGATCGAATCTTTGTTCCAACGGATGTGCTCGAGCAGGTAAGTAAATATGTTGGTGGAGAAGCACCTACCGTGCACCGAATCGGTAGCGGGGAGTGGCAGAAGGCAAAGGGACGAGCACGCAAGGCTGTGCGCCAGATCGCTGGGGAGTTAATTCGTCTCTATGCCGCCCGTACAAGTTCACCAGGCTTTGCTTTTTCTCCTGATACTCCATGGCAACGTGAGTTGGAGGACTCATTTTCCTATATTGAAACACCAGATCAACTAGCGACGATAAATGACGTTAAGTCCGATATGGAGCGCCCTTACCCGATGGATCGAATTATCTGTGGTGATGTCGGTTATGGTAAAACTGAAATCGCTATTCGCGCCGCTTTCAAAGCAGTTCAAGATGGCAAACAAGTTGCCGTACTTGTTCCAACAACCTTACTTGTACAACAGCACATAAAGGTTTTTGCAGAGCGATATGCCGGCTTCCCCTTGAAGGTAGCTGGGCTATCACGTTTTAACACGGCCAAAGAGAGTAAGGACGTGCTCGATGGATTGCTCAAGGGCTCGGTCGATGTCGTTATCGGCACGCATCGAATTCTTTCAAACGACGTTGTTTTCAAAGATTTAGGTTTAGTGGTGGTCGATGAGGAGCAACGTTTCGGTGTCGAGCAAAAAGAGGCGCTCAAGAGAATGCGCACAACTGTGGATGTTTTGGCGATGTCTGCAACTCCGATTCCACGCACACTAGAGATGGCGGTGACCGGGATTCGAGAGATGTCAACGATTACAACACCACCAGAAGAGCGTCACCCAATTTTGACGTATGTGGGACCGGCTGAAGAAGGTCAGATAACCGCGGCGATCCACCGAGAACTTTTACGAGATGGACAGATTTTCTATCTTCATAACCGCGTTGAAACTATTGATCAAGCAGCATCACGAATTCAAGAACTTGTACCTGAAGCTCGAATTCGAGTTGCACATGGGCAGATGAGTGAAGGCGCACTAGAAGATGTAATTCTGGCTTTTTGGAATAGGGATTTTGATGTTCTGGTTAGTACCACTATCGTCGAAAGTGGTCTGGATATTCAAAATGCCAACACACTCATTGTCGAGCGTGCAGATCGATTTGGCCTATCACAACTTCATCAATTGCGCGGCAGAGTCGGACGCGGCCGCGAACGAGCATATGCTTATTTTCTCTATCCACCCGATCAACCATTATCTGAATTAGCTCACGAACGTTTAACCACAATCGCTGCAAATACTGAATTAGGTTCTGGAATGCGCGTTGCATTAAAAGATCTTGAGATTCGCGGTGCTGGAAATCTCTTAGGTGGCGAGCAATCAGGGCACATCGCAGATGTTGGTTTTGATCTATATATGAGAATGGTGGGTGAGGCCGTTAATGATTACAAGGCTGGGATAATTGAAACGGCGGAAAAGATAAGTGAGTGCAAAGTCGAACTTCCGATAAATGCCCACTTATCAACTGAATATGTACCTGGCGAGCGTTTGCGTCTTGATTTATATAGACGCCTAGCCGATGTAAAAAATAACGAAGATGTCGAATCTATTCGTGCCGAACTTTTAGATCGCTTTGGTGAACTTCCGGAGCAGGCTCAGGCGCTATTAGGTGTTGCATCTTTGCGGGCACGGGCCAAGACAGCTGGATTGACTGAGGTTATCTTTCAAGGAAAGTTCTTGCGCTTGGCACCCTTAACGCTGCCTGAGTCAAGACAGTTACGCCTGTCACGTTTATATCCGGGCTCGCTCTATAAATCGGCGACTAGAACGGTCTTAGTTGCACTTAACACCGGTAATTTATGGAATCCGTCAGAGAGTGTGCCTGCCATAGTGGATACTTCTCTTCTAGCCTGGGTCGTTGAGGCCGTCAACCAATTGAGCGAACCACCGAAAGCGAGTTCACAGTGAAGAAGATTCTTGCCGTAATAACCGTAGCCAGCGCGCTCTTTCTAACTGGTTGCTCTCAAGTTGGAGCTGCCGCGACTCTCGGCGACACAAAGATTACCCAGGCAACGGTTCAATCAAGTATTGATGCAATTCTTGCCGCACGCGTTGGGGTTGACACTTCCCAGATGCAGTTAGAAACTGGCGAGGCATTAAATCGTGGGCAACTCCGCTTCCACCTCTTCACTGCACTGCTTCGCGCAACGGGCGAAGAACTAAAGCTTACGGTTTCCAAAGCTGAAATTGATACTCGACGTCAAAGTATCATCGAACAAGTTGGCGGGATCGAAAGTTTACCGGTAGCACTTGTTGGTGCAGGAATCGCGCCAAATGATTTAGATATTTATATTGAAGCGATGACAGTCTCAGACAAAATTAGTCAAGCACTTACGGCCAGTGGAGTTACGCAAGCTGATCTCGGATCCGCAGTGCAAAAGCTCGTAGTCGCAAAAGCAAAAGAGCTCGGCGTAACTATTAACCCTCGGTATGGCAAGTGGGATGGTGAAGTCGCTGATGTAGTTGCAGTTGATTCTGCAAGCCCCGCAGTTTCTCCTGCAAAGAAATAAAGCACAGTGATGGAGGGTTCGCAACTTCAGCGTCTTGCTGATGTTATGGACCAACTCCGCTCACCCGGGGGCTGCCCTTGGGATGCCGAGCAGACGCATGAGTCACTTCTTAAGTATCTACTTGAAGAGTCGTATGAATTTGTCGATGCAGTACACAGTGCTAATCGTATCGATATGCGAGAAGAACTCGGCGATGTCTTACTACAAGTGTATTTCCATTCTCGCATCGCCGAAGAGGATCCCATTGATCCATTTTCAATACAGGATGTTGCACAGGCTATAGCCGATAAGTTGATACGCCGCCACCCACATGTCTTTGCCGGGATTAAAGTTCAAGATTCCACCGAAGTTCTACAAAACTGGGAAGACATTAAGAGAGAAGAAAAAGGGCGTACCTCTGCCCTTGATGGAATTGCGATGGCACAACCGGCACTTCCTTTAATTGAAAAACTTTTATACCGCGCATCAAAATACGGAGTCGATGTCGTAACTCCAGATGCAATTGACATCAGCGGCACCGCAAGTGAGAGCGCGGTTGGTCAAGCTTTGCTGACTGTAATTGCGTGGGCCAACGCCAGCGGTATTGATGCAGAGTCCGCTCTTCGCAAGGAGGCGTTGACTTTGAGCCAACAAATTGCCGCCACTGAGGCACGGTAGGATTGGCACACCAAAGTTTGTGCGATTTCAGCGTTGAAGTCTCAGCCGCACATTGATTTAAGTGACGAAGGAGAAGCGCTATGGCAATAATCGAAGCTCTTGGAGCCCGTGAAATTCTCGACTCCCGTGGAAATCCAACGGTGGAAGTTGAAATCGAATTGGAAGATGGAACACAAGCTCGTACGGCAGTTCCAAGTGGCGCATCGACCGGTGCATTCGAGGCCGCTGAATTACGCGATGGTGGCACACGCTACTTAGGTAAGGGTGTAGAAAAAGCAATCGCATTTCTCAATAATGAAATCGCGCCAGAGATTATCGGATTTGATGCACAAGATCAACGCTTAGTCGATGCTGCGATGATCGAGCTCGACGGAACAAAAAACAAGTCGCGCATAGGTGCAAATGCAATTTTAGGTGCTTCTCTTGCCGTTGCTAAAGCATCGGCTGAATCAGCGGATCTCTCCCTCTTTCGCTACTTAGGTGGGCCGAATGCACACTTACTCCCAGTTCCGATGATGAATATTCTCAACGGAGGTGCACACGCTGACACTAACGTCGATATTCAGGAGTTCATGATTGCACCAATAGGCGCACCGACCTTTCGTGAATCATTGCGTTGGGGCGCAGAGATTTATCACGCTCTAAAGGCCGTACTTAAGAAGCGCGGCTTAGCAACAAGTGTCGGTGACGAAGGTGGCTTCGCGCCAAACCTGGAGAGCAACCGAGCAGCACTTGATTTAATTCTGGAAGCAATTACGGCAGCAGGATTCAAGCCAGGTAGTGATATTGCACTTGCAATGGATGTTGCCGCAACTGAGTTCCACGAGGATGGAAAATACAAGTTTGAAGGCGCACTCAAAACTTCCGATGAAATGATCGCCTATTACACATCATTAGTTGATGCGTATCCGATCGTTTCAATTGAGGATCCACTCAATGAGGAGGATTGGGCCGGCTGGACACAGATGACTAGCGTTCTTGGCTCACGTATTCAGATTGTCGGCGATGATTTATTTGTAACTAATCCAGAGCGCCTCGCACGTGGAATCGCTGGCAATACTGCCAATGCACTCCTTGTTAAAGTCAACCAAATTGGTACTCTGACCGAAACAATCGATGCTGTTGATATGGCACATCATGCAAGTTACCGCACAATGATGAGCCACCGTTCAGGTGAAACCGAAGATACAACAATCGCTGATTTAGCTGTCGCACTAAACTGCGGACAGATTAAGACCGGTGCACCGGCACGTACCGAACGCGTCGCCAAATACAATCAATTACTTCGAATCGAAGAAGAGCTCTCGACTGGCGCACGATATGCCGGCCGAGATGCCTTTCCACGTTTTAAGGCTTAAGTAGGGCACCCGATGGCACGTGGACGTCAATCCAGTTTCAGGCGTCGGCGTACATCGGGCCGCGCATTAGCACTTTCCACAATTTTCTTCATTCTGGCCTTGGCGCTTGCGCCTCCATTTAAGCACTACTTCACTCAACGGGCACAAATTAGTGCACTCAATGCCCAGTTAACGTCGGACAACAAAGCGTTAGCTGATGCACGTAAAGAGTTATTGCTCTGGCAAGATCCAGAGTACGTAAAGTCGCAGGCGCGCGAACGTCTCCACTTTGTTTTGCCTGGTGAGCGCCAGTACATAGTCACCGAAAACGCAACCACAACTGATGCAGTACCCGTAACGAAAGTTGCACAAGCATTGGTTGATGGACAGCCATGGTATGCACGTCTCATTGCATCTATAAGCGAATCTGGCGAAAAGTGAGGCAGGTTAGTCCCATAGATTTAGAGTGCATTCAAACTCAGTTGGGCCGTACTCCAAGAGATGTTCATGCAATCGCATATCGATGCCCATGTGGTAAGCCGGCCGTTGTCGAAACTCCACCGCGTTTAGCCGATGGCACACCATTTCCAACTTTCTATTATGCAACCTGCCCACGATTAACTGCGGTGATTTCAACCCTTGAAACAACAGGTTTAATGGGAGAAATGAATGAACGTCTAGAAAGCGATACCGAATTAGCTGGGGCTTACCATGCCGCACATGATGATTACATCGCAGCGCGTTCGGCCCTTGGCATTGATGTTCCGGAAGTAGAGGATGTATCGGCCGGTGGAATGCCAACCCGTGTGAAATGTCTGCACTCATTGGTTGCACACTCGCTGGCGGCGGGCCCCGATGTAAACCCACTCGGAGATGAGGCTTTAGCTAAATTACCTCAGTGGTGGGATGGCGCACCATGCGAGTAGCGGCCATTGATTGCGGCACTAACTCAATCAGGATGCTTATTGCCGATATAGAAGGCGGTAATTTTCGCGAAGTTATTCGCACAATGGAAATTGTTCGACTAGGGCAAGGCGTTGATCAAACGGGCGAGTTCCACCCTGATGCAATTGCGCGCACTTTGGTTGCCGTCGATACAATCGCACTCGAAATTGCAAAGCGTGGAGTTCAAAAGATTCGCTTCTGCGCAACAAGTGCCACCCGCGATTCAACAAATCGCCAATTGTTTATCGATGGCGTACGAGTGCGTTTGGGAATCGAACCGGAAGTGATTAGCGGCGAAGAAGAGGCATCTCTTTCATTTACTGGTGCGATTCAAGATCTCTCACAAGCTGACGGCCCATTTCTCGTTGTTGATATCGGTGGGGGATCCACGGAGTTTGTTTTTGGCACGACGCATGTTGAGTTCGCAAAGAGTGTCAACATCGGTTGCGTTCGAATGACCGAACGCCATTTCAGTAATGACCCTGCACATGCACATGAAATTGATTTGGCTCGCGTAGATATTCAAGAGGCGATTGCAAAAGCTGGGGCAATCGTCCCAATCACTAAAGCGAAAACTCTTATCGCCGTTGCCGGTACTGCAACAACCGTTGCCGCCGCCGCACTTGGTTTAACAGAATATGACCGTTACGCAATTCACTTATCCCGCATTAGTGCCGTTAAAACTCATGAAGTTGCAGAGATGTTTTTAACCTCTACTCGCGAAGAACGGCTAGCCCTTGGATATATGCACTCTGGTCGTGTTGATGTAATTCCAGCCGGAGCCTTAGTTCTTTCAGAGATAATGAATGCCACTGGGGCTAATGAATTTGTGGCATCAGAGTCTGATATTTTGGATGGAATTGCACGTTCCATCTCTGGAAAGTAGGGCTATAAAAAGAGTGTAGATTTACCCCTTCACGTGGCCCCGATAGCCCAATGGCAGAGGCAGAGGACTTAAAATCCTCCCAGTGTGGGTTCGACCCCCACTCGGGGCACTTAATAAGTGCATTATTATGAAGTATTGAATCTGTCTATGCTCATTATGAACACATCTCGATGGTTAAGTGACGCTCAATTACTTCATAGACCAGGACTTACGGATAGCAGGTAGGCCTGCTGGGCAGTTGAAAGCATAGAGATCGTCGATTCCGCCCCTTGATTTAGATTCGGCCCAAGCGCATGCAGCCCGTCATAGCCACCGTGTGTCAGTGGATCAAACATTTGTACCCCGACATCATTAGCGCCTAAGAACCAATTCCATGCCCGTTGAACCTCATCGATGTAACGAGGGTTACGAGTAAACGAGTAGGCACGTGCGGATGCATCTGCGATTGATGCAAGCTCAATCGGTTGTTGATCAAAGAGTGAATCTACTGATTGCACCCCACGCCCGCCTACGGGAGTGACAGAAAAATGTGAACCGCACGTCTCGATATCGATCAAGAAATCGAGCATGGCAAGACCGTTTTCAAACACAGCAGTGTTACCCGTTACGCGACCAGCAAGCATGACAGCTTCGGGAATAGTCGCATTTGAATACCTCAGACGCTCTTCCGGCCAAAACCACGAATCGCTTATAGGGCGCAGAGCGCTCAACTCCGCTTTCTGCACGATTGCCTGCGCAGATTGCTCCTCAGGGAAATGGAGAAGGAACTCACCCGCACCAAGAACCGCGAAAGATCGAGTGTGCAGATGTGGGGAGTGAGTCCGAGCAAGTTTCCTAAAACCATTGATCGCTAATGCCCGTTGAGCTTGCTCGGGTGCATGGACGCCAGCAAATCCCATCGCCCAGACAGCTCGTCCCCACCAATCACCAACAGCAGGTAGATCAGTCCACTTCCCATCAGAGCCCATTCGGTTGTGGCATTGGCCGTTCTCTGCGATTGCCGCCGATATGAAACTTAGATAGAGATCAATTAATGGTTTATAGGGATCTTTTACTTCTGGTTCGCGACAAAGAAGAATCAGCGCTCGAGCGACATCATCGACACAGTGACCTTCATCATTCCGGGGATCCCCAAATATCGAGTGTTCTTGGAGTCCAAATTTTGAGGTAAGTCGCTGCAGATGATGGAAGCTTAATCTGGCTGCGGTCACACTCATGCAGAAACTTGTGTCGTTAATAACGAGTGGGCGAGAGAGATGTAGCTAGCAGCAACAACGGGCCATAAAAGCTCGCCGGCAAATTCTCGGGATTTTTGCTGCATCTTAAGGACAACTGCAGGATCTTGAATAATGCTGCGAATAGCCCGTGCTATCGCTTTCGGATCATTGTGCGGGACCACAATTCCGGCTCCACCGGATAACAATTCGACTGCGTGCGGAAATTCAGTGGAGACGATTGGCTTGAGCGCAGCGAGGGCTTCGGTCAATACACCAGAAGTGGTTTGCTCGGTAGTCTCATATGGCAACAGGATAATTGAAGCCCGCGCGATGTGTTCAATGATTTCACTTCGCTCGAGGTACTCAGGCACAAAAGAAACGATCTCTTCAAGGCCACTATCTCTGACTAACTTTTCCAAACTCTCCCGGTACCTCTCGCCTTCGCGTGCAATTACTTTTGGATGAGTTTTACCCACTACTACGTAGTGCGGCGCCGGCTCCATATCTTTCAATAATCCCATCGCTGAAATTGCTAACTCCAGCCCTTTTCCGGGTCCGAGCAACCCCCATGTAAGAATCATGGGGTGAGCTTTGGGGAGCTCAAGAGATACCGCAGGAATTTCCGGAGCGCCATGGGGAAGTAACCGTACCTTTGAAGGGTCGATGCCGTAGAGATTAATGATGTGGGTTTGAGCCGTCTTACTCATTACAACAACAATGGTTGAGAGTTCGCAGAGTTTGGTCAGTACACGAAATTGTCCAGGAGTTGGATCACGCATCACGGTGTGAAGAATGGTGATGAGTGGAATGCGCGTACCTGAAGCAATTTTTAATACTTCATCTCCATCTGGTCCGTCGTAAATTCCAAATTCATGTTGAATGATCGCAATATTATTTTTGTTCAAAATCTTAAGAGCTAACTTCAGCGAGTAATCATCATTCTGGCGAAGAAAGCCAGCGACCTCTGGAGGGACATTGCCTTGAGGAAAAATATCACCAGGTTCAAGAAGAGCAATAACGCTGCTTGGACAATCTTGATATTCATTTATTGCGCTCATTAGTGAGGCTGTGAAACTTGCAATGCCACATAGTGTTGGTGGAAAGGTGCTCACAAACCCGAATGGTGTTTCCATAGTTTAAGAGTATAGTCATTTTATGAGTGTTGAATGGCCTTGGGTAATTAGATCGAATAAGACCATCTACGCTGATGATAAACGAGTGATCAGTCTTCTATACTTACCCGGTAAAGAAATTGCTGGCGATGATATTGTAAGAACAGATTCAGTAATTGATCGCATCGTTGCAATGTCACCTGACCTTGTGCACGAAACATTGAAGAGTACGTGTGACCGTTTCTGTGGTCGCCACGATGATTTGTTGCAAGTTTTTGCAGAGAACTTCACAAAGGTCTCTCATCGTCTTAGCCCAAGCACCGTGCTGTCAGATGAACTCAAACAATTGATTGGTTCTTATTTCACAAAGGAATATTCGATTGAAGGGGCCGCACTCTTTAACCCATCAGTAGTAATGCATCCCGACCAATCGCGCTTAGCGCCAGGAGAGCTACGAGTGATAATGAGTTTGCGTGCTGTTGGCGAAGGACATATCTCAAGTATTGAATTTAGAACGGCGGTATTTAACGGAACTGATATTGCAATTGATCCACCGCAGAAGCATTTGACGGTAGGCACGCCCTCGACTTCGAAGATGACGAAGAGCTTCTTAGAAAAAGCATTTGCTGAAGTCGGAGATCCACGAGATATTATCTTTCTCCTCTCGCTCCTACCAGAGGTATTTCTTATTGAGGATCTCAATATAGCGATCGCATCAGTAAATGCCGATGCATTGGCTGGAGTCACATCATCCTTAATGATTGAAGTCGTTAAACGTATCTGTCTGTGCAGTTACAAAATCGATTTTCCTATCCACCGCGAGATCTCGTCACGGATTCTTTTCCCCCATTCGCCAGACGAGACTCACGGTATGGAGGATGCGCGCTTTACGCGTTTTGTCGATGGCGATAATCAGGATCAATATTGGGCCACATACACTGCCTATGACGGAGAGCGAGTTACACCCCATCTTTTACAGACGCGTAACTTTCAAGAGTTCGAAGTCACTCGCTTAGTGGGGCCATCTTCGAAAAATAAAGGAATGGCTCTCTTCCCACGGAAGATTA
This Candidatus Planktophila sp. DNA region includes the following protein-coding sequences:
- the mfd gene encoding transcription-repair coupling factor, with the protein product MRGLINALPVTVQASHVVAPSSMNPFLLAARAANSPLLVITSSSRSAEDLVSELRELHGNVMEFPAWETLPHERLSPRSDTVARRIATLYKLEKDQSIFPIVVTPVRGAIHRIISDLGKPPLLSLEIGNEQSLDLLVRHLTNCAYSRTDLVERRGEFAVRGGIVDLFLPLSAHPIRIDFFGDEIEDISYFEVADQRTIAPVIGRVEIFPCRELLLTPTIRARAGELKDSLPGAREFLEKISEGILFEGMESLIPLLIDDTETLLARMPANSQIIFLDYERIRSRAGDLLATNEEFLNASWSNAAHGAVAPIHDGSGTYMSWVELMEEISSLNFATASLDPFGSDLAGDTEFLDYRAIDPMRGDIERTVAALREAVNGHFTVVFATHGHGMLERYAGIFRNADLPVHVVEKLVATPTKGSVHLTTSVIAHGFESQSEKVFFMTERDLTGSKGSVKDNQRLPSKRKAAIDPLELRAGDFVVHEQHGIGRYLELVQRTVADVTREYLVIEYASAKRGQPGDRIFVPTDVLEQVSKYVGGEAPTVHRIGSGEWQKAKGRARKAVRQIAGELIRLYAARTSSPGFAFSPDTPWQRELEDSFSYIETPDQLATINDVKSDMERPYPMDRIICGDVGYGKTEIAIRAAFKAVQDGKQVAVLVPTTLLVQQHIKVFAERYAGFPLKVAGLSRFNTAKESKDVLDGLLKGSVDVVIGTHRILSNDVVFKDLGLVVVDEEQRFGVEQKEALKRMRTTVDVLAMSATPIPRTLEMAVTGIREMSTITTPPEERHPILTYVGPAEEGQITAAIHRELLRDGQIFYLHNRVETIDQAASRIQELVPEARIRVAHGQMSEGALEDVILAFWNRDFDVLVSTTIVESGLDIQNANTLIVERADRFGLSQLHQLRGRVGRGRERAYAYFLYPPDQPLSELAHERLTTIAANTELGSGMRVALKDLEIRGAGNLLGGEQSGHIADVGFDLYMRMVGEAVNDYKAGIIETAEKISECKVELPINAHLSTEYVPGERLRLDLYRRLADVKNNEDVESIRAELLDRFGELPEQAQALLGVASLRARAKTAGLTEVIFQGKFLRLAPLTLPESRQLRLSRLYPGSLYKSATRTVLVALNTGNLWNPSESVPAIVDTSLLAWVVEAVNQLSEPPKASSQ
- a CDS encoding MazG family protein, encoding MEGSQLQRLADVMDQLRSPGGCPWDAEQTHESLLKYLLEESYEFVDAVHSANRIDMREELGDVLLQVYFHSRIAEEDPIDPFSIQDVAQAIADKLIRRHPHVFAGIKVQDSTEVLQNWEDIKREEKGRTSALDGIAMAQPALPLIEKLLYRASKYGVDVVTPDAIDISGTASESAVGQALLTVIAWANASGIDAESALRKEALTLSQQIAATEAR
- the eno gene encoding phosphopyruvate hydratase, which gives rise to MAIIEALGAREILDSRGNPTVEVEIELEDGTQARTAVPSGASTGAFEAAELRDGGTRYLGKGVEKAIAFLNNEIAPEIIGFDAQDQRLVDAAMIELDGTKNKSRIGANAILGASLAVAKASAESADLSLFRYLGGPNAHLLPVPMMNILNGGAHADTNVDIQEFMIAPIGAPTFRESLRWGAEIYHALKAVLKKRGLATSVGDEGGFAPNLESNRAALDLILEAITAAGFKPGSDIALAMDVAATEFHEDGKYKFEGALKTSDEMIAYYTSLVDAYPIVSIEDPLNEEDWAGWTQMTSVLGSRIQIVGDDLFVTNPERLARGIAGNTANALLVKVNQIGTLTETIDAVDMAHHASYRTMMSHRSGETEDTTIADLAVALNCGQIKTGAPARTERVAKYNQLLRIEEELSTGARYAGRDAFPRFKA
- a CDS encoding septum formation initiator family protein, whose protein sequence is MARGRQSSFRRRRTSGRALALSTIFFILALALAPPFKHYFTQRAQISALNAQLTSDNKALADARKELLLWQDPEYVKSQARERLHFVLPGERQYIVTENATTTDAVPVTKVAQALVDGQPWYARLIASISESGEK
- a CDS encoding DUF501 domain-containing protein, which encodes MRQVSPIDLECIQTQLGRTPRDVHAIAYRCPCGKPAVVETPPRLADGTPFPTFYYATCPRLTAVISTLETTGLMGEMNERLESDTELAGAYHAAHDDYIAARSALGIDVPEVEDVSAGGMPTRVKCLHSLVAHSLAAGPDVNPLGDEALAKLPQWWDGAPCE
- a CDS encoding Ppx/GppA phosphatase family protein — its product is MRVAAIDCGTNSIRMLIADIEGGNFREVIRTMEIVRLGQGVDQTGEFHPDAIARTLVAVDTIALEIAKRGVQKIRFCATSATRDSTNRQLFIDGVRVRLGIEPEVISGEEEASLSFTGAIQDLSQADGPFLVVDIGGGSTEFVFGTTHVEFAKSVNIGCVRMTERHFSNDPAHAHEIDLARVDIQEAIAKAGAIVPITKAKTLIAVAGTATTVAAAALGLTEYDRYAIHLSRISAVKTHEVAEMFLTSTREERLALGYMHSGRVDVIPAGALVLSEIMNATGANEFVASESDILDGIARSISGK
- a CDS encoding glycosyltransferase; amino-acid sequence: METPFGFVSTFPPTLCGIASFTASLMSAINEYQDCPSSVIALLEPGDIFPQGNVPPEVAGFLRQNDDYSLKLALKILNKNNIAIIQHEFGIYDGPDGDEVLKIASGTRIPLITILHTVMRDPTPGQFRVLTKLCELSTIVVVMSKTAQTHIINLYGIDPSKVRLLPHGAPEIPAVSLELPKAHPMILTWGLLGPGKGLELAISAMGLLKDMEPAPHYVVVGKTHPKVIAREGERYRESLEKLVRDSGLEEIVSFVPEYLERSEIIEHIARASIILLPYETTEQTTSGVLTEALAALKPIVSTEFPHAVELLSGGAGIVVPHNDPKAIARAIRSIIQDPAVVLKMQQKSREFAGELLWPVVAASYISLAHSLLTTQVSA
- a CDS encoding glycoside hydrolase family 130 protein gives rise to the protein MSVEWPWVIRSNKTIYADDKRVISLLYLPGKEIAGDDIVRTDSVIDRIVAMSPDLVHETLKSTCDRFCGRHDDLLQVFAENFTKVSHRLSPSTVLSDELKQLIGSYFTKEYSIEGAALFNPSVVMHPDQSRLAPGELRVIMSLRAVGEGHISSIEFRTAVFNGTDIAIDPPQKHLTVGTPSTSKMTKSFLEKAFAEVGDPRDIIFLLSLLPEVFLIEDLNIAIASVNADALAGVTSSLMIEVVKRICLCSYKIDFPIHREISSRILFPHSPDETHGMEDARFTRFVDGDNQDQYWATYTAYDGERVTPHLLQTRNFQEFEVTRLVGPSSKNKGMALFPRKINDLYYSLSRWDKENISIATSSDAFDWGQAIDIDLMTMPWEEVQRGNCGSPIELPEGWLVFTHGVGPMREYGIGAILLDLEDPTRVIGSLDQPMLIANDEEREGYTPNVLYSCGALLHNGVILLPYAGSDCFVKFAFIDVSGLLGALVMKSPVVNA